The genomic segment TTGGCGAACCTTTGCCCAATACACAAGTCTACATCCTCGATGAGCATCTGCAAGTGCAGCCGATGAAGATCACTGGCGATCTTTACATTGCAGGGGATGCAGTAACGAGAGGCTACTTCGGTCAGCCGACGCTGACGGCTGAGTGCTATATCCCTCATCCATTTAAACCTGGTCAACGCATGTACAAAACAGGTGATCTCGCAAGATGGCTGCCGGATGGGCGTATTGAATATGTGGGACGATCCGACTTTCAGTGCAAAGTACGCGGTTATCGGATCGAATTGGGGGAAATTGAAAGTGCCCTTTGTCAGCATCCGGATATTACGGAAGCGGTGGTCAGTGTGCGAGATACCGCCAGCAATCCTTACCTGTCTGCGTACTATATGGCAAAGCAAACGTTGGACAGTGATGAATTGCGAGCCATGCTGAGCAAAAGCTTACCCGATTACATGATTCCGCATTTCTATACGCATATGAGTATATGGCCGCTGACGCCAAACGGAAAACTGGATCGCAAATCATTGCCAGAGCCTGATGCGCTGCAAGACAAGCACACCGAATATCAAGCCCCGGCTACCAGACTGGAAGAACAGGTGGCTGACATTTGGCGGGGAGTGCTTAAACGTGAAATGGTGGGTATGCAGGATAACTTTTTCCAAATAGGCGGTACTTCGCTTTTACTGGTGCAAGTTCATGCCAAGCTTGAACAGCTTTACCCAGGACGGGTTCGAATTGCCGATTTGTTCGCTCATCCTACGCTGTTTGGCCTAACCAACTTTTTGAAGAACACCGCGTTAGATGTAACAGATGAACAAGAAGAAACCGATCCGACCACTTATTGGTTGAAGGAGCTGGATCGTGTCTCGCTGATAGAGTTGCCAACTCAGTATTGGACTAACGGAGAAGCGAATGTGGACACAAACTGGGTCCAATTCTCACTTACTGATTATCTGTTTGAAAATGTGCAGCAAGTAAGTCAAATGGAGGCTGTTGAGGTTAGAGACGTTCTGCTTTCGATGTATCTATACCTCATGGCCGAATTGACAGGACAGCAGGATCTTTATATGGAAGTGGCTGTCGCCAAGGAACTGCAGATGAAGGCTTATCCATTCCGGGTGAACATGTCGGAGGTCAACACCTTCTTCGATCTATTCAAGCAGGTGCAGCAGAAACGACATTTCATCGAGAAAATGACGGGGGAGGCCTCGGTGTGGCTCCAAAAATTGCGAACGGATCGCAACGGCGGAACCATTATTCCATTCTTCGGCAGTGTCAATGAGTTTACCGATGCATCGTTCACACACCATGAACATGAGCTTACCTTCTGGATCAAGGAAGGAAAAGACGTGATTGATATCGTGTGTGCATTCGACCCGGATTGCCTGCGGGCAGAAAAAGTCACGGAGATGACGCAGGATTACCAGCAATTGCTCAGGATGCTAGTGAATGAATACATGACGTAGAGAAGGGTGATCAAAAATGGACAAAATCGCACTTTTATTCCCGGGACAAGGTTCGCAATATGTTGGAATGGGCCAAGCATTATGTGAGGCCCATCCCATTGCGGCTCGCACCTTTGAAGAAGCAAGTGATGCGCTTGGATTTAACCTGCAAACCCTTTGTTTTGCAGGGGATGTACAAGAACTGACCAAAACAGAGCACGCACAGCCAGCAATCCTGACGGCAAGTGTCGCAGCCTTCCGCGTTTATTCACAGGAAATGAACATCGAACCGAAGTGGGTGGCTGGTCACAGTCTGGGCGAGTTTACGGCCCTGACTTGTGCCGGTGCCATCCAGTTTGCAGATGCCGTCCGCCTTGTCTATCGCCGAGGTCAGTTCATGCAGGCGGCCACGCCGCAGGGTGTCGGAGCCATGTCAGCAATCTTCGGGTTGAATGCTCAACTTGTCGAGGAGATTTGTCGGGAACATTCTCGTGACGATGCAATCGTTGTGGTCGCCAACCATAACTCCGCTGATCAGATCGTCATCTCCGGTCATGCACATGCGGTGCGGCAAGTAGAAGAAGCGTGCAAGCAGCATGGCTCGACTTCTGTTGTCAGCCTTAAGGTGAGTGCGCCTTTCCATTCGCCACTCATGGTGCAAGCCGCCGAACAATTACATGAAGAACTGAAGCGATACACGTACTGCGATCCCAAATGGCCTGTGATTTCCAATGTGACTGCACAACCTTATGTCCATGCTAATCAACTGGTCGATTTACTCACAGCCCAGACAACCAGCGCAGTTCGCTGGCAATCGACGATGGATTACTTGGTAAAACAGGGAGCGAATACGGTAATTGAGCTCGGTCCGAAAAATGTACTGACAAATTTGGCCAAAGGATATCCCGTTCGTGCCTTTGCTTTTGACAAGCAAGGGGAGATCAATCGTTATCAGCAAGAGCTTCAGGATGCCAAAAAGCGTAATCAAGCAGCGATTGCCCAACTGGTCGATTCTTGCATTGCGATTGCCGTTTGCACCAAAAACCGCGGTCTCGATGAAGAAGTGTACCAGCAAGGAGTAATCGCTCCCTATCAAGCGCTACAACAACTGAGGCAACAGCTGGAACAAGAAGAAAAAGAGGGGGGCTATGGGGATGTACAGGAAGCTTTTTCTCTGCTTCGTCTGATCTTGCAAACAAAAAAAGCTCCTGACGCGGAACAAGCCATGCGCTTTGAACAGCTGACCAGCAAACCGGACTTGCAACAGCGGTTTCCTGAGATCGGCAACGAATGGCAAGCAAGCTAAGCCGAATCAGGTGAGCAGAGGACCCAAGGAGGAAGAACGCAGTGAGCAAGCCATTAGGACTGAACCGAGTCAAACTGAATAAACAGCAGACGGATGCTCATTCAACAGACAGCAAACCCAATCAACACGATATTGCGGTGATTGGTGCTGCTTGCCGATTCGGAAGCGCAGAAAACCCGGCAGACTTTTGGCGTCTGTTGCAAGCTGGTCAAGATTGTGTGAGAGAGCTTCCCAAAGAGCGCCAGAACGATTTGATTCCATTGTTACTCGCCAAAGGGTTGACGATGGAGCAAATTCAATTTCGAGAAGCAGCCTACCTGAATGAAATTGATAAATTCGATCCGCAATTCTTCGGTCTTTCTCCTAAGGAAGCCAGCCAGATGGACCCGAACCAGCGCTTATTTCTGCTGACATGCTGGGAGGCGATTGAGGACGCCGGATATGGTGGAACGATGCTCGCGGGCAGTCGAACGGGAGTATATCTGGGGTTTAGCAGTGATTTTGGTGAAGAGTATAGACGAATGATTCGCGAACTGGAACCAGATGCGCTGTCCACCTCAATCATTGGCAATATGAAATCGGTGATCGCTTCTCGCATCTCCTACCTGTTGGATCTCAAAGGTCCAAGCATGCTTGTGGATACGTCCTGCTCCTCGTCTCTGATGGCTGTTCATCTGGCATGCCAAGCGATTCGTCGAGGAGAATGTGAGATGGCGCTGGCCGGTGGTGTCAAGCTCATCTTGCTGTCCTTACAAGATGGAAGCAATGATTTGGGAATATTATCGCAATCTGGGCGTACTCGACCGTTTGACAATGATTCAGACGGTACGGGTGTCGGTGAAGGCGTTGGCGCTGTTTTGCTGAAACCGTTGACAAAGGCTCTTGCAGACGGGGATTCGATTTATGCCGTAATCAAGGGAAGTGCCGCCAATCAAGACGGCCATTCTTTCGGGCTAACGGCGCCAAATTCAATGGCACAAGCCGAAGTGATTCAGCAGGCATGGAAAGATGCGCAGATTGATCCCGAAACGCTTTCCTATATTGAGGTGCACAGCATAGGAACCAAGCTTGGTGATCCTATGGAGATGGACGGGCTTGAGAGAGCGTTTCGCCCATACACAAACC from the Brevibacillus brevis genome contains:
- the fabD gene encoding ACP S-malonyltransferase — its product is MDKIALLFPGQGSQYVGMGQALCEAHPIAARTFEEASDALGFNLQTLCFAGDVQELTKTEHAQPAILTASVAAFRVYSQEMNIEPKWVAGHSLGEFTALTCAGAIQFADAVRLVYRRGQFMQAATPQGVGAMSAIFGLNAQLVEEICREHSRDDAIVVVANHNSADQIVISGHAHAVRQVEEACKQHGSTSVVSLKVSAPFHSPLMVQAAEQLHEELKRYTYCDPKWPVISNVTAQPYVHANQLVDLLTAQTTSAVRWQSTMDYLVKQGANTVIELGPKNVLTNLAKGYPVRAFAFDKQGEINRYQQELQDAKKRNQAAIAQLVDSCIAIAVCTKNRGLDEEVYQQGVIAPYQALQQLRQQLEQEEKEGGYGDVQEAFSLLRLILQTKKAPDAEQAMRFEQLTSKPDLQQRFPEIGNEWQAS